In the Paenibacillus sp. FSL R7-0337 genome, ACGCATGGACACGCGTGATCAAACGGCTGGAGCTCCGTAGCGGCTGGCGTCCTTTTGCGGGTGCTGCCCTGCGGCTGGCGGAAGTGAAGTATCCTGCGGCCGCTGCTGCGGAGGGCAAGCCGGCGCGGCGCGGACTGCCCGGACGCACCCTGGAAGGGCTGGCGCTGTCGCCGAAGGATGCCTTCGAGCTGCTGCTGGCCTGGGATGAACAGGCCAGCAGCGCCCAAGGCATTGAGCCTGGGGGAGAGCTGCGCTACTGGTCGGCAGCGGCCCGCTTCGCGCTGGAGCTGATGGGCAAGGGCGGGATTGTGCCCGGCGCTCAGCCGCCGCGCAAGGTGGGCTCGCGGCGGCGCGGCGGCGAACAGGCTGCTGCTGTATGCTGGTCACCGGCGTTCCGGGAAGAGGCGGATAAGGAGTTCTTCCTGCAGATGGCGGCCTCTATGCCGGTGCTTGCGCTCGGCACGCATGTAGCCGAGGAAGGCGACCTGTCCTCGCGCGAGGAAGCAGGCGGATATGTGCTGTATTCCTTCCTGCAGGCGGTCATGACCGCCGAGATCAAGAATGTGGTTGCCGCCCATGAGGGCGCGCTGGCGCCGTATAAGGCCAATTACCGCCGCGGCTATTCTCCGCTGACCGAGCTGTGGTGGAACAGTCTGCTTACCGGCAGCCGGGATATCCCCGTGCAGGGGACCCCGGCTGAGGTGACGGAGCTGCTGAGCGTGGTGAACGAGACGGCGGGCCATGAGGTGCCGCATTTCGAGACCGAGGAGGCCCGCAGCGGACAGCTTAGTCTGGGCCTGCGGCTGGAGCCGCCGGCAGAGGAGAGCGAGCTGTGGCAACTGACCTTCTGGGCGGAGAGCCGGGAGGAGGGGGAATTCTGGATTCCGGCGGAAGCGGTGTGGAGCAGCCGGGAGCGGGAATTCACCCTATGGGGCAAGAGATACCGCAATATCCAGCAGCAGCTGCTTGCAGCTCTGGGACGGGCGGCGAAGAGCTCGCCGGATATCCGGCGTTCGCTGGCTGAACCGGCTCCGCGCGGTATTGAGCTGCCGCCGGAGCGGCTGTATTTCTTCTTGAAGGAGAGCGTGCAGCAGCTTCGGGAACGGGGAATTACGGTGCAGATGCCATCGCGCTGGAGCCGTGAGGGACGTCGGCGGATCGGCATGAGAATGAAGATGCAGCCGCCGGTTGGCGGAATGGACGGTCCGGTTCAGCCGGCGCTGGGCATGGAAGAGCTGATCTCTTTCCGCATCGAAGCCTCTCTAGGGGATTCGGATATCACTGAGGATGAATTAAATGCCCTGGTGGAGGCGGGCGTGCCTTTTGTGCGCTTCCGGGGAGAATGGATTGAAGTGGACCCCAAGGAAGTGCGTCAGGTCCTGAGATATATTAAGCGTGGTGAGAGCGGAGAGATGACAGCAGCCGACTGGATGCGCCTGGAGGCGGAGGATGGCGATGAGCGGCTGTGGAAGGGCATGTCGGTTACCGGCATGGAGACCTCCGGCCTGCTGGCTTCCCTCATGCATGGCGATGCGCTGCGCGGGATGCCGCTGCGTCCGGTGCCGGAGGACCTGAACGGGACACTGCGTCCTTATCAGGAGCGGGGGTATCAGTGGCTTACGGCACTAAGCAGCCTCGGATTCGGAGTCTGCCTGGCTGATGATATGGGCCTCGGCAAAACCATACAGGTCATTACCTGCCTGCTGGACCGGGCGCTGAATGCCCCTCCAGGCGAAAAGCAGGAGCCTGTACTGATTCTCTGCCCGACCTCTTTGCTGGGGAACTGGCAGCGGGAGTTGCAGCGCTTCGCCCCTTCGCTTAGCTTGCATATTCACCATGGAGGACGGCGGGTGCGCGGCGAAGGATTCAGGGAACTGGCGGCCAGCCATGAGATTGTGCTGACCACCTACCATTTGGCGGGCCGGGACAGCGAGGATCTGGCCGGGGTACGCTGGTCTACTGTTGTGCTGGATGAAGCGCAGTATATCAAGAATCACCGCACCAAGCAGGCGCAGAGCGTCATGAAGCTGAGCGCGCCGCACCGGATCGCAATGACCGGTACTCCGGTGGAGAACCGGCTGGGCGAGCTGTGGTCGATTTTCCATTTTCTCAACCCAGGCTATCTGGGCACGTACCATTCCTTCCGCCAGCGTTATGTGTCGGGAGAGGGCGGCGAACGGCTGCGTGAGCTGCACCGGCTGGTCTCGCCCTTCCTGCTGCGGCGTCTCAAGAGTGACCCGGATATCTCGAAGGATCTGCCGGAGAAGCTTGAGCTGAAGTCCTACTGTCCGCTTACGGAGACCCAGGCAGCGCTGTATCAGGGCGTTGTGGATGAGATGCTAGGCGTCATCGGCGAGCGCTCGGGAATGGCCCGGCGGGGGCTGGTGCTGTCTTCACTGACCAAGCTGAAGCAAATCTGCGATCATCCCCAGCTGTTCCGCAAGGACGAGGGGCGGAGCCTGCGCAGTGAGCCTTCGGGTAAAATGGATGTCATGTTCGAGGTGCTCGACAGCATCTCCGAGCTTGGCGAATCGGCGCTGATCTTCACCCAGTATGTGGCGATGGGCGAACTGCTGGTCAGCCGGCTGGCCCGAAGATACGGTCAGACGCCGTTGTTCCTGCATGGCGGTATCTCGAAGCGCGAGCGCGACGAGATGGTGCATGCTTTTCAGGAGGGGGAAGGTCCGGCCTTCTTCGTTCTCTCGCTTAAGGCAGGAGGCGTCGGCCTCAACCTGACACGGGCCAATCATGTGCTGCATTATGACCGCTGGTGGAACCCGGCCGTAGAGAATCAGGCGACGGACCGCGCCTTCCGGATCGGACAGCACAAGAATGTGCAGGTTCATAAGCTGATCTGCCAGGGGACGTTAGAGGAGAGAATTGACGAGCTGATTGAACGTAAAAAAAGCCTGTCCGAGCAGGTCGTCGGCTCCGGGGAGAACTGGTTGACCGAGATGTCTAACCATGAGCTCAAAGAGCTGATTGAACTACAGGGACAGGACTGGATGTAGATTATGCAATAGATTGTAAGGCAGAAGGAGGAAGCATCGATGAATGAGCTGCTGGAGCTGCGGCTGGAGGTGCTGCCCGGGGTCATTAAGGCCACCGGGAGTGTGGGGCCTGCTGCTGAAGGAACAGACAGACGCAGCGGCAAAGCCGGAGCAGGGATAGAGAAGCAAGGAGTGCGGGCGGAGAAAGAGCGGCGGGCGGAGCAAGGGCAGGGAAAGCAGGCGGAAACCGTGCGGCAAGGAGAGCGGGCGTCGCAAGGAAAACGGGCGGAACAGGGACAGCGAGGAGAGCGGGCGGAACAAGTGAAGCAAGGACAACGTGTGCAGCAAGGTCAGCAGGTGGAACCTGTGCCGCAGGTACAGCGGGAAGCTGTTACTCTGCGCATTCCGCAGTGGACGCCCGCCCGGAAGAATGAAGCACTGCATCAGCTCTCGGCGCATCCGGGTGAATTGTATGATCTGCTGCAGGGCAGCCTGAATGGCGGGCTTGCTGCGCTGGAGTTGCTGCCTGCGGATGACGAGCTGAGGCTGGCTGCAGATGAACAGGGCACGGGTCTGCTGCCGGCTGAGGAACTGGTGGGGCAGGTCCAGCAGCAGCTGACCCAGGAGCCGCTGCTTGCGTTCGCCCTG is a window encoding:
- a CDS encoding DEAD/DEAH box helicase yields the protein MIKHLYAIWLGDVLFCFSGETSEPKVDAWTRVIKRLELRSGWRPFAGAALRLAEVKYPAAAAAEGKPARRGLPGRTLEGLALSPKDAFELLLAWDEQASSAQGIEPGGELRYWSAAARFALELMGKGGIVPGAQPPRKVGSRRRGGEQAAAVCWSPAFREEADKEFFLQMAASMPVLALGTHVAEEGDLSSREEAGGYVLYSFLQAVMTAEIKNVVAAHEGALAPYKANYRRGYSPLTELWWNSLLTGSRDIPVQGTPAEVTELLSVVNETAGHEVPHFETEEARSGQLSLGLRLEPPAEESELWQLTFWAESREEGEFWIPAEAVWSSREREFTLWGKRYRNIQQQLLAALGRAAKSSPDIRRSLAEPAPRGIELPPERLYFFLKESVQQLRERGITVQMPSRWSREGRRRIGMRMKMQPPVGGMDGPVQPALGMEELISFRIEASLGDSDITEDELNALVEAGVPFVRFRGEWIEVDPKEVRQVLRYIKRGESGEMTAADWMRLEAEDGDERLWKGMSVTGMETSGLLASLMHGDALRGMPLRPVPEDLNGTLRPYQERGYQWLTALSSLGFGVCLADDMGLGKTIQVITCLLDRALNAPPGEKQEPVLILCPTSLLGNWQRELQRFAPSLSLHIHHGGRRVRGEGFRELAASHEIVLTTYHLAGRDSEDLAGVRWSTVVLDEAQYIKNHRTKQAQSVMKLSAPHRIAMTGTPVENRLGELWSIFHFLNPGYLGTYHSFRQRYVSGEGGERLRELHRLVSPFLLRRLKSDPDISKDLPEKLELKSYCPLTETQAALYQGVVDEMLGVIGERSGMARRGLVLSSLTKLKQICDHPQLFRKDEGRSLRSEPSGKMDVMFEVLDSISELGESALIFTQYVAMGELLVSRLARRYGQTPLFLHGGISKRERDEMVHAFQEGEGPAFFVLSLKAGGVGLNLTRANHVLHYDRWWNPAVENQATDRAFRIGQHKNVQVHKLICQGTLEERIDELIERKKSLSEQVVGSGENWLTEMSNHELKELIELQGQDWM